A single window of Cytobacillus luteolus DNA harbors:
- a CDS encoding glycoside hydrolase family 32 protein has product MNHDDKIIQAEEVLKSKHEEIRKTKWYPTYHVAPQAGWMNDPNGFSFYNGEYHLFYQHYPFSPQWGPMYWGHAKSRDLASWEHLPIALAPSEDYDKDGCFSGSAIQIDDKLYLMYTGNVWTGDDHDHQLKQVQCIASSQDGIHFTKDEQNPVISTAPEGNIHPFHFRDPKVWKKGEHYYCVLGSKTNQNIGQILLYRSKDLVDWEFMNVAATGTGNFGYMWECPDIFNIDGQDILLMSPQGMAPEGYMYHNLHQSGYVVGKLDYETGILEHGPFQLLDYGFDVYAPQTTVDEQGRRIVLSWMNMWESEMPEQKYEWAGAITLPRVMTLENGTLRISPVPELKSLRKDKVAYERIQVNGNELLPKVDGSFVELKVTIDAKDATQFGLKVRVNEDLGEETVLYYDTRTKVITFNRDNSGAGPKGIRQAPVELIDNKLHLHLFLDSSSVELFINEGEKVMTGRIYPNEESIGIQFFSEGEIELLKVEKWTVAGAF; this is encoded by the coding sequence ATGAACCATGATGATAAAATTATTCAGGCAGAAGAAGTACTTAAGTCAAAGCATGAAGAAATTCGTAAGACCAAGTGGTATCCCACCTATCACGTTGCTCCTCAAGCTGGATGGATGAATGATCCAAATGGGTTTAGTTTCTATAATGGAGAGTACCATTTATTTTATCAGCATTATCCATTTTCACCTCAATGGGGACCAATGTACTGGGGGCATGCGAAAAGCAGAGATTTGGCAAGTTGGGAGCATCTTCCAATCGCGCTTGCTCCAAGTGAAGATTATGATAAAGATGGTTGCTTCTCAGGAAGTGCGATTCAAATCGATGATAAATTGTATCTTATGTATACAGGGAATGTGTGGACCGGTGATGACCATGACCACCAGTTAAAGCAGGTTCAATGTATAGCTTCTAGTCAAGATGGGATTCATTTTACAAAAGATGAACAAAACCCTGTTATCTCGACTGCTCCTGAAGGCAACATTCATCCTTTTCATTTTAGAGATCCTAAAGTTTGGAAAAAAGGTGAGCACTATTATTGCGTATTAGGCTCTAAAACCAATCAGAACATCGGTCAAATTTTACTTTATCGTTCAAAAGATTTAGTGGATTGGGAATTTATGAATGTGGCTGCTACTGGGACAGGAAACTTTGGCTATATGTGGGAGTGCCCGGATATCTTTAACATCGATGGACAGGATATTCTTCTTATGTCTCCACAAGGAATGGCACCAGAGGGATATATGTACCATAATCTTCACCAGTCAGGATATGTGGTTGGAAAGCTGGATTATGAAACAGGGATCTTAGAACATGGTCCTTTTCAATTACTCGACTATGGATTTGATGTGTATGCTCCACAAACAACCGTTGACGAACAAGGCCGTCGAATTGTACTTTCATGGATGAATATGTGGGAAAGTGAAATGCCTGAACAGAAGTATGAGTGGGCAGGTGCGATAACCTTACCAAGAGTGATGACACTTGAAAATGGAACGCTACGCATTTCTCCAGTTCCTGAACTAAAATCGCTGCGTAAAGACAAGGTTGCTTATGAAAGGATCCAGGTAAATGGTAATGAACTGCTGCCAAAAGTGGATGGGAGTTTCGTTGAATTAAAAGTAACGATAGACGCAAAAGATGCAACACAGTTTGGACTAAAGGTAAGGGTGAACGAAGATTTAGGTGAAGAAACAGTGTTGTATTATGACACTAGAACAAAGGTGATCACCTTTAATCGAGACAATTCAGGGGCTGGTCCTAAAGGAATCCGTCAAGCTCCCGTCGAATTAATTGACAACAAACTACACCTACATTTATTTCTTGATTCTTCTTCTGTTGAGTTATTTATTAATGAAGGTGAAAAGGTAATGACAGGTCGAATCTACCCAAATGAAGAATCGATAGGTATTCAGTTCTTTAGTGAAGGGGAAATTGAGTTATTAAAGGTAGAAAAATGGACGGTTGCAGGTGCATTTTAA
- a CDS encoding ATP-binding protein has protein sequence MVTIFKDFILNIFFIFSPLIFYPYIYKIKHRVFLYRFLLTILFSVILIIVMTLPINVNGLTYDFRSIAVIVGSLYGGPVVSVVLFGVLIIYRFILGNANTFLYAISLIPTIFIVFLTLKRFNSIKIYQKIIMAVVLCTLMKILTFSLYLSFIGQLDLLISSLRETLQTYIVQGIIIGFCVYLLEKLNHYYYMEEEIYRSEKLKMVSEMAASVAHEIRNPLTTVKGFIQLFAEDHLDKSKKEEFKQICLEELNRADLIISDYLSLAKPTIDVVENIDLQEEVRYLSNVLFTYASFNNIEIKTSSPDESDMYIVGDRNKLRQALINLCKNGIEAMQEGGILEIELKKLGKTNTIYIRDNGQGMSPQQLKRLGTPFYSSKEKGTGLGTMVSYAIIKKMDGEIEIDSEVGKGTKYVLTFPEKEIVGPIN, from the coding sequence ATGGTTACAATTTTTAAGGATTTTATTTTAAACATTTTCTTTATCTTTTCACCATTAATTTTCTACCCATATATCTATAAAATAAAGCATAGAGTCTTCCTTTACCGTTTTCTTCTGACCATTCTTTTTTCTGTCATTTTAATTATTGTTATGACATTGCCCATTAACGTAAATGGGCTGACTTATGATTTTAGGTCCATTGCTGTGATTGTTGGCTCACTTTATGGTGGACCAGTTGTTTCAGTTGTTTTATTTGGTGTACTAATCATATATCGATTTATCCTGGGTAATGCGAACACGTTTTTATACGCAATTTCATTAATACCAACGATATTCATTGTTTTTCTGACACTTAAGAGATTTAATTCAATTAAGATCTATCAAAAAATCATCATGGCTGTTGTGTTATGTACCTTAATGAAAATATTAACCTTTTCACTTTATCTATCATTTATAGGTCAATTAGACTTGTTAATTAGTAGTCTTAGAGAAACACTTCAAACGTATATCGTCCAGGGGATAATTATTGGTTTTTGCGTTTATTTGCTTGAGAAGTTAAATCATTATTATTATATGGAGGAAGAAATATATAGAAGTGAAAAGTTAAAAATGGTAAGTGAAATGGCCGCTTCTGTAGCTCATGAAATTAGGAATCCATTGACTACTGTGAAGGGATTCATTCAACTGTTTGCTGAAGATCATTTAGATAAAAGCAAAAAGGAAGAATTTAAACAAATCTGTCTAGAGGAACTAAATCGGGCAGATTTAATCATTAGTGATTATCTATCACTTGCAAAGCCCACGATAGACGTGGTTGAAAATATAGACCTTCAGGAAGAAGTTCGTTATCTTTCTAATGTTCTATTTACCTACGCAAGTTTTAATAACATAGAAATAAAAACAAGTTCACCTGATGAAAGTGATATGTATATTGTTGGAGATCGGAACAAGCTTAGGCAAGCACTGATTAATCTTTGCAAAAATGGAATTGAGGCTATGCAAGAAGGTGGAATACTAGAAATTGAACTAAAAAAACTGGGTAAAACCAATACGATTTATATTCGTGATAACGGTCAAGGGATGTCACCTCAACAACTGAAAAGACTAGGAACACCATTTTATTCTTCCAAGGAAAAAGGAACCGGACTCGGAACGATGGTTTCCTATGCTATAATTAAAAAGATGGATGGGGAAATTGAGATTGATAGTGAAGTAGGTAAAGGAACAAAATACGTATTAACTTTTCCAGAAAAAGAAATAGTAGGACCAATAAATTAG
- a CDS encoding ABC transporter substrate-binding protein — protein MFNKKWLATLGMTTLLASSILAGCSGEDKDTTSKDAPKEEGKQVEITLAGWGSSPEEAALLKQVLVDFEDKHPNIKVKHEVIADQYMDVIKTRLIGGEGPDVFYLDAFEAPGLIETGVIEPLDEHMPEDFDAADFEAPLLEAFQKDGITYGYPKGYSTLALFYNKAMFAEAGVEVPTTWDELREVSKALTKGTDVYGFGQNPELARLMFIAESKGGEVVVDNKANFADSKVVAGLQPYVDQALVDKTAAQPNQVGAGWTGEMFGQSKAAMVIEGNWAIPYIQNTFPDIDFGTAEVPTIDGKNGTMAFTVAYVMNAASEKKEAAATLISYLTGKEGMETWTSKGFELPSRKSVAEKLGYDKDELRGALVAGAPYATVWSDGTNLPIIFTNFNNQFVSAYLGDRPLAEALKEAQEVANKEIDNN, from the coding sequence ATGTTTAATAAGAAATGGCTTGCTACACTTGGTATGACCACATTATTAGCTAGTAGTATTCTAGCAGGTTGTAGTGGTGAGGATAAAGACACTACTTCTAAAGATGCTCCAAAAGAAGAAGGAAAACAAGTAGAAATTACACTTGCAGGTTGGGGTTCATCTCCCGAAGAAGCAGCCCTATTAAAGCAAGTATTAGTAGACTTTGAAGACAAACATCCAAACATTAAGGTAAAACATGAAGTAATTGCTGATCAATACATGGATGTTATTAAAACTAGATTAATAGGTGGAGAAGGTCCAGATGTGTTCTACCTAGATGCTTTTGAAGCACCTGGTTTAATTGAAACTGGTGTAATTGAACCACTTGATGAGCATATGCCTGAAGACTTTGATGCGGCGGATTTTGAAGCTCCTTTATTAGAAGCATTCCAAAAAGATGGCATAACGTATGGTTATCCAAAAGGGTACTCTACATTAGCATTATTCTATAACAAAGCAATGTTTGCGGAAGCTGGTGTAGAAGTTCCAACAACTTGGGATGAATTACGTGAAGTTTCTAAAGCACTAACAAAAGGTACTGATGTATATGGATTTGGACAAAATCCAGAGCTTGCTCGTTTAATGTTTATAGCTGAATCAAAAGGCGGAGAAGTAGTTGTAGATAATAAAGCAAACTTTGCTGATTCAAAAGTTGTTGCAGGGCTTCAACCATATGTTGATCAAGCATTAGTTGATAAGACGGCTGCACAACCTAACCAAGTTGGTGCTGGTTGGACAGGAGAAATGTTCGGTCAAAGTAAAGCAGCTATGGTTATTGAAGGAAACTGGGCAATTCCTTATATTCAAAACACATTCCCAGATATCGATTTCGGAACAGCTGAAGTTCCAACGATTGATGGTAAAAATGGAACAATGGCATTTACTGTAGCTTACGTAATGAACGCTGCATCTGAGAAGAAAGAAGCTGCTGCGACGTTAATTTCGTACCTTACTGGTAAAGAAGGAATGGAAACGTGGACTTCAAAAGGCTTTGAGTTACCTTCACGTAAGTCAGTTGCTGAAAAATTAGGGTATGACAAAGATGAATTACGTGGTGCACTTGTTGCTGGTGCTCCTTATGCAACAGTTTGGTCTGATGGAACAAACTTACCAATCATTTTCACAAACTTTAACAATCAATTTGTAAGTGCGTACCTAGGAGATCGTCCTCTTGCTGAAGCATTGAAAGAAGCACAAGAAGTGGCAAATAAAGAAATCGACAATAACTAA
- a CDS encoding MBL fold metallo-hydrolase yields MIQAFKLTTNNIGTKMRVYLFQIDDILLDTGPSSVGQEVRRIFKELTIKQVIHTHHHEDHTGNSPWIENNYNIPQWIHPLGVKHCEKATKLPLYRAVVWHNRKPFHPQALESSYVQTTSHLLKIVHTPGHAEDHIVLIDEEKGICFTGDLYLHHAPTSNFSFESVPEIIRSIDKTLKYRFKDVYCSHRGYIQGGRKLLEQKRDYLLGLQEQVIHAYHRGNSVKQIRKDLFPKNGPIQYASFLENSPIHTVNSIIQGL; encoded by the coding sequence TTGATACAAGCTTTTAAACTTACGACCAACAATATAGGTACTAAGATGAGGGTGTACCTCTTTCAAATTGATGACATTCTACTCGATACCGGACCAAGTAGTGTTGGTCAGGAAGTCCGTAGGATTTTTAAAGAATTAACGATAAAACAAGTCATTCACACCCACCATCATGAAGATCATACAGGGAATAGTCCGTGGATTGAGAACAATTACAACATTCCACAGTGGATTCATCCTCTTGGAGTAAAACATTGTGAAAAAGCTACAAAACTACCATTGTACAGAGCGGTAGTCTGGCACAATCGCAAACCCTTTCATCCGCAAGCCTTAGAGAGTTCTTACGTACAAACTACATCACATCTTCTCAAAATTGTTCATACACCTGGTCATGCAGAGGATCATATTGTTTTGATTGATGAAGAGAAGGGCATCTGTTTTACAGGAGATCTGTATTTGCATCATGCTCCGACGTCTAATTTTTCTTTTGAATCCGTACCAGAAATCATTCGTTCTATAGATAAGACATTAAAGTACCGTTTCAAGGATGTGTATTGCTCGCATCGTGGATATATACAAGGTGGACGAAAACTTTTAGAGCAGAAACGGGACTATCTATTAGGTCTTCAAGAACAGGTTATACATGCTTATCATAGAGGCAATTCGGTAAAACAAATTCGAAAAGACTTGTTTCCGAAAAACGGACCAATTCAGTATGCTTCCTTTTTGGAAAACTCACCAATTCATACAGTGAATTCCATTATTCAGGGATTGTAG
- a CDS encoding carbohydrate kinase family protein, translating into MSSNQKVLCVGELLIDFFCTDVNVDLIEGRTFEKQAGGAPANVCAAIVKLGGDAVFSGKVGKDPFGYFLKKTLDDLGIDTSMIVFDENHSTTLAFVSRKEDGERDFVFNRGADAYMTKEDIYEARLDEFSIFHFGSATALLGDPFKSTYLNLMKQAKSTGKLVSFDPNFRDDLWKGSKDSFISIAREGISLADFVKVSLEELDIITGYNDIEEAVQRLHDLGAKVVAVTLGQEGTYLSNRVKSVTVPSIKVKSIDSTGAGDAFVGGILYQLSTENSPIELLSDFDRLKEIVSFSNRVGAIVCTKVGAISALPTLLEVEG; encoded by the coding sequence ATGAGTTCAAATCAGAAAGTATTATGTGTAGGTGAACTTCTAATTGATTTTTTCTGTACGGATGTCAATGTTGATCTAATTGAAGGGCGTACATTTGAAAAACAAGCAGGTGGTGCTCCTGCAAATGTTTGTGCTGCAATCGTAAAACTGGGTGGCGATGCGGTATTTAGCGGGAAGGTTGGTAAAGACCCTTTTGGTTACTTTCTAAAAAAGACATTAGATGACTTGGGTATTGATACCTCAATGATTGTTTTTGATGAAAATCATTCGACTACTTTAGCCTTTGTCTCTCGTAAGGAAGATGGAGAACGTGATTTTGTTTTCAATCGTGGTGCAGATGCTTATATGACAAAGGAAGACATTTATGAAGCAAGGCTTGATGAATTTTCTATTTTTCATTTTGGGTCAGCAACAGCTCTTCTTGGCGACCCTTTTAAGTCAACTTACCTGAATCTTATGAAACAGGCAAAATCGACTGGTAAACTTGTATCATTTGATCCGAACTTTCGGGATGATCTTTGGAAAGGTTCAAAAGATAGCTTTATCTCGATTGCTAGGGAGGGTATATCTTTAGCAGATTTTGTAAAGGTGAGTCTTGAAGAGTTAGATATTATTACTGGCTATAATGATATAGAAGAAGCTGTTCAAAGGCTTCATGACTTAGGTGCAAAAGTCGTAGCAGTAACTTTGGGGCAAGAAGGAACATATTTATCCAATAGAGTAAAAAGTGTGACGGTGCCGAGTATCAAGGTTAAGAGCATTGATTCGACTGGAGCAGGAGATGCGTTTGTTGGGGGGATTCTATACCAACTTTCAACCGAAAATTCTCCAATTGAGTTGTTGTCTGATTTTGACCGGTTAAAAGAGATAGTGTCATTTAGTAACCGGGTGGGTGCAATTGTTTGTACAAAGGTTGGTGCGATTTCAGCTTTGCCGACTTTATTAGAGGTTGAAGGTTAG
- a CDS encoding carbohydrate ABC transporter permease yields the protein MKRKIGFGKGLLYTILTVYALITLIPFLWALSSSFKTLEEIVSGTISFIPREFTLENYKMIFVEQELFPRWLFNSIFIALSVTSLNILFNSMAGYALARLSFPGKKTLFIIILAVLMIPGQVTMIPNYLILKEIGWLNSYQGMIIPGMVNATFIFMMRQFFINFPKELEEAAELDGLGKFGTFFRIVLPMATPALAAQAIFVFMGSWNDFMRPLIILSDPELFTLPLGLNTFKGQYISYWNYIMAASMVFTLPVLLLYAFFNRYFIKGISFTGDK from the coding sequence ATGAAGAGAAAGATCGGTTTCGGTAAAGGACTATTATACACGATCCTAACTGTATACGCGTTAATCACGTTAATACCTTTTTTGTGGGCACTGTCCTCTTCTTTTAAAACATTAGAGGAGATTGTGAGTGGGACTATCAGTTTTATCCCTAGGGAGTTTACGTTAGAAAATTATAAAATGATTTTCGTAGAACAAGAGCTCTTTCCACGTTGGTTATTTAATAGTATTTTTATTGCATTATCTGTAACTAGCTTAAATATTCTTTTTAACTCAATGGCAGGGTATGCATTGGCAAGGTTAAGCTTTCCTGGTAAAAAAACACTCTTTATAATAATTCTTGCCGTTTTAATGATACCAGGACAAGTAACGATGATTCCAAACTACTTAATTTTAAAAGAAATAGGTTGGTTAAATTCCTACCAGGGCATGATTATTCCGGGAATGGTCAATGCTACATTTATTTTTATGATGCGACAGTTTTTCATCAACTTCCCTAAGGAACTAGAGGAAGCAGCAGAGCTAGATGGATTAGGAAAATTCGGAACGTTTTTTAGAATCGTATTACCAATGGCTACTCCAGCTCTTGCTGCACAAGCAATATTTGTGTTCATGGGTTCTTGGAATGATTTTATGAGACCGTTAATTATTCTATCAGATCCTGAACTATTCACTCTTCCATTAGGATTGAACACCTTTAAGGGACAGTATATTAGTTATTGGAATTATATTATGGCAGCTTCGATGGTATTTACACTACCTGTCTTGTTGCTTTACGCATTCTTCAATCGTTACTTTATCAAAGGTATTTCCTTTACAGGTGATAAATAA
- a CDS encoding amylo-alpha-1,6-glucosidase: MDYRVIKENDLFLLTDTNGNITENHQYGLGLYTKDTRFLSKLDLKINGENPVLLASDAAENYMSKILLTNPHMEKDGELILWRESVEITRTRFIYDEVLYESIKVKNYYPKSVNFNVSLHFDVDFSDMFIVRGFQTGEIGKRKGQTISNKSLTFHYEGADQLHRSTIISWDKAEKSSDSDGSVYFDFELNHLEEDTFIFMIQPTIGQVDVTEPLAFDQALVNLKNSYEEWDSSITKVKTDFEPLQRLIDRGIGDLRVLLTDLGYGKFPVAGLPWFGVPFGRDSLIAALQMLPFNPVVAKGTLLTMASQQGTKVDPWRDEQPGKIMHEIRYGELANTNQIPFTPYYGTIDATPLFLVLLTQYVRWTGDLEIVTTLNDNIEAALNWIDHYGDRDGDLFIEYHQESSKGIANQGWKDSGDSIVHRNGDYAKTPIALSEVQGYVYQAKMELAEIFDTLGNGEKAKVLKEQASSLREKFEEAFWMNDLNYYAIALDENKKQVGTITSNPGHVLFSEMLSPERVNSVVEMLVSPKMFSGFGIRTMGADEAGYNPMSYHDGSIWPHDNSLILLGMSKLQKSEEANTVMQGLIDASSYFEYDRLPELFCGYEKSIGKAVKYPVACSPQAWAAGTPLVFVQSMLGLFPNSMKKQITISPNLLKPMNELEVSNLSIGEGLLSLRVTREGIEILENTTGYKVINK; this comes from the coding sequence ATGGATTACAGAGTCATCAAAGAAAACGATCTCTTCTTACTAACAGATACAAATGGAAACATTACGGAAAACCATCAGTATGGACTTGGTCTTTATACGAAGGATACAAGATTTTTAAGTAAGTTAGATTTAAAGATTAATGGGGAAAATCCAGTTTTGCTAGCTTCAGATGCAGCTGAGAACTATATGTCAAAAATCTTACTAACCAACCCTCATATGGAAAAAGACGGCGAATTGATCTTATGGCGTGAATCTGTCGAAATAACAAGAACTCGATTCATTTATGATGAAGTTTTATACGAGTCTATTAAGGTGAAGAACTACTACCCAAAATCCGTTAATTTCAATGTGAGTCTTCATTTCGATGTTGATTTCTCAGATATGTTCATTGTACGTGGGTTTCAAACAGGTGAGATTGGAAAAAGAAAAGGCCAAACGATTTCAAACAAGTCATTAACCTTCCACTATGAAGGAGCAGACCAGCTACATCGATCAACAATCATTAGCTGGGATAAAGCAGAAAAATCATCTGATTCAGATGGAAGCGTTTACTTTGATTTTGAATTGAATCATTTAGAAGAAGACACATTCATTTTTATGATTCAACCAACGATTGGTCAGGTAGATGTGACGGAACCATTAGCATTTGACCAAGCGTTAGTAAATCTTAAAAATTCCTACGAAGAGTGGGACAGTTCAATTACAAAAGTTAAGACAGATTTTGAACCGCTACAACGTCTAATAGACCGTGGAATTGGTGATTTACGAGTACTACTAACGGATTTAGGATATGGCAAGTTCCCTGTTGCTGGACTACCTTGGTTTGGTGTTCCATTTGGAAGAGATAGTTTGATAGCTGCACTACAAATGCTACCTTTTAATCCTGTAGTTGCTAAAGGAACATTACTAACGATGGCAAGTCAGCAAGGGACAAAGGTCGATCCATGGAGAGATGAACAACCAGGGAAGATTATGCACGAAATTCGTTATGGAGAGCTTGCGAACACAAACCAAATTCCTTTTACACCATATTACGGAACAATTGATGCTACACCGCTCTTTCTAGTGTTGTTAACTCAATACGTCCGATGGACGGGGGATTTAGAAATTGTAACTACGTTAAATGATAACATCGAAGCAGCATTAAATTGGATTGATCATTATGGGGATCGTGATGGTGATTTGTTTATCGAGTACCATCAAGAATCAAGTAAGGGAATTGCCAACCAAGGATGGAAAGACTCCGGTGATTCCATTGTTCACCGTAATGGAGACTACGCGAAAACACCAATTGCTTTAAGTGAGGTTCAAGGCTATGTGTACCAAGCAAAAATGGAGCTAGCTGAAATCTTTGACACTCTTGGAAATGGTGAGAAAGCAAAAGTGCTAAAAGAACAAGCAAGTTCTCTTAGAGAAAAGTTTGAAGAAGCATTCTGGATGAATGATCTGAACTATTACGCCATTGCATTGGATGAAAATAAAAAGCAGGTAGGTACAATTACATCAAATCCAGGGCATGTATTATTTTCAGAAATGCTTTCACCTGAAAGAGTAAATTCAGTAGTAGAAATGCTTGTATCTCCAAAAATGTTCTCAGGATTCGGCATTCGAACAATGGGAGCAGATGAGGCTGGTTATAACCCAATGAGCTATCATGACGGAAGTATATGGCCTCATGATAATAGCTTAATTCTTCTTGGGATGAGTAAGCTACAAAAGAGTGAAGAGGCCAATACGGTAATGCAAGGTCTAATCGATGCGTCAAGTTATTTTGAATATGATCGCTTACCTGAACTTTTCTGCGGTTATGAAAAATCGATTGGTAAGGCTGTAAAATACCCGGTTGCATGCTCTCCACAAGCGTGGGCAGCTGGAACACCACTTGTTTTTGTTCAATCCATGTTAGGCCTATTTCCTAACAGTATGAAAAAACAGATAACAATTTCTCCTAATCTGCTAAAACCTATGAATGAACTTGAGGTAAGCAATCTATCAATCGGAGAAGGACTGCTATCCCTTCGAGTGACTAGAGAAGGAATTGAAATTTTAGAAAACACCACTGGATATAAAGTTATTAATAAATGA
- a CDS encoding SRPBCC family protein — translation MAFKLETTIDVPLEKVFEFMTDTKNAPDIYDYVVKTEKVTEGPIQEGTEIKEVKEIRGREITSTLTVLAYTLNETYAFKNEVNGYTVEYQYTLRPNGEGTTIEFNGILRPKGIKSFFFKPMFERIIKTEDSDHLDRLKKLLEKKDKEEENI, via the coding sequence ATGGCATTTAAACTAGAAACAACAATTGATGTGCCTTTAGAAAAGGTATTCGAGTTTATGACAGATACAAAAAATGCACCCGATATATACGATTATGTTGTTAAAACAGAGAAAGTAACAGAAGGTCCTATACAAGAAGGCACAGAAATTAAAGAGGTTAAAGAAATTAGAGGAAGAGAAATTACAAGTACACTAACTGTATTAGCTTATACACTCAATGAAACATATGCCTTCAAAAATGAAGTGAATGGTTATACCGTAGAATACCAATACACACTTAGACCAAATGGAGAAGGAACAACAATAGAGTTTAATGGAATCCTTCGTCCGAAGGGTATCAAAAGCTTTTTTTTTAAACCAATGTTTGAACGGATTATTAAAACGGAGGATTCAGATCATTTAGATCGTTTGAAGAAGCTGTTAGAAAAGAAAGATAAGGAGGAAGAGAACATATAA
- a CDS encoding carbohydrate ABC transporter permease, protein MRNRKKLLREAGQGYLFMSPTLFVLLLFIIGPILYAIFLSFHKVQLLGTVSFDFVGIDNFTRIADDSRAQIALWNTFKYVAIVVPTQTFLALVLAASLNAGLKGQKFFRIVYFLPTLTSSAVLTLIFMWMYNQNGLINKMLDIVGLPTYNWMGDPSVALNAIMIMNIWSTAPFFMVIYLAALQGIPDSLYEAADLDGANAIQKFFYITVPNLRPVTSFVVIMGIIGTFQLFDQSYIFSAGSGGPNNSTLTVVLLIYQYAFKNLGTMGYAAALAFALAVVILTATVLQRKFSKEESLY, encoded by the coding sequence ATGAGAAATCGGAAAAAGTTATTACGTGAAGCAGGTCAAGGGTATTTGTTTATGTCCCCGACACTATTCGTACTACTACTCTTTATAATAGGTCCTATCCTATATGCGATTTTTCTTTCCTTTCACAAAGTACAGCTATTAGGAACGGTATCGTTTGATTTCGTAGGCATTGATAATTTTACAAGAATAGCAGATGACAGCCGTGCACAAATTGCCCTTTGGAATACGTTTAAATATGTCGCGATTGTTGTTCCAACGCAAACGTTTTTAGCATTAGTTTTAGCTGCGTCACTTAATGCTGGGCTAAAAGGACAGAAATTCTTTCGAATTGTATACTTTTTACCTACGTTAACGTCTTCGGCCGTATTAACTCTAATATTCATGTGGATGTATAATCAAAACGGACTTATCAATAAGATGTTAGATATCGTTGGATTACCAACTTATAACTGGATGGGTGATCCTTCAGTAGCGTTAAATGCAATTATGATCATGAATATTTGGTCAACAGCACCGTTCTTCATGGTAATATACTTAGCTGCGCTTCAAGGAATACCAGATTCGCTTTATGAAGCTGCCGATTTAGATGGTGCCAATGCAATTCAAAAGTTCTTTTATATTACGGTTCCTAACTTACGTCCAGTAACTTCTTTTGTGGTCATTATGGGTATTATCGGTACCTTCCAATTATTTGATCAATCGTATATCTTCTCGGCCGGTTCAGGTGGTCCGAATAATTCAACCCTTACCGTTGTCTTACTTATCTATCAATATGCGTTTAAAAACTTAGGCACAATGGGATATGCAGCTGCCCTAGCATTTGCTTTAGCGGTTGTTATTCTAACTGCAACAGTACTTCAACGGAAATTTTCAAAAGAAGAATCTCTATACTAA
- a CDS encoding DNA alkylation repair protein, whose translation MNELSFLVILFEEKRNEENSFPMKKYMKDHFPFLGIKTPLRRELMRLFYKETGILKEAFKPTLVEQLWEKEEREYQYAALDYISKSLKKVNSTHMPLMEKLIKTKSWWDTVDTLSAHPVGKIAKEYPEIVAPTIESWVTDEHLWLRRTAILYQLRYKAETDEDRLYRYILKNANSKEFFIQKAIGWALREYSKTNPTSVRQFIAQNSLAKLSVREGSKYV comes from the coding sequence ATGAACGAACTAAGCTTTCTAGTTATTTTATTTGAAGAAAAACGCAATGAGGAAAATTCATTTCCAATGAAGAAATATATGAAAGATCATTTTCCCTTTCTCGGAATTAAAACGCCACTAAGAAGGGAGCTAATGAGGCTATTTTATAAAGAGACAGGGATCTTAAAAGAAGCGTTTAAACCTACTCTTGTTGAGCAGTTATGGGAGAAGGAAGAGAGAGAGTACCAATATGCGGCCTTAGACTATATTAGTAAATCTTTGAAAAAAGTTAACTCTACTCATATGCCGCTAATGGAAAAGCTTATAAAGACCAAATCATGGTGGGATACTGTTGATACTCTATCCGCACATCCTGTTGGAAAGATTGCTAAAGAGTACCCCGAAATAGTTGCACCAACAATCGAAAGTTGGGTAACTGATGAACACTTATGGCTTCGTAGAACAGCTATACTATATCAGCTTCGCTATAAGGCTGAGACAGATGAAGATAGGCTATATCGATATATTTTAAAAAATGCCAATAGCAAGGAATTCTTTATTCAAAAGGCCATCGGCTGGGCGCTGAGAGAATACTCTAAGACAAATCCTACTTCTGTAAGACAATTTATTGCTCAGAATTCCCTAGCTAAATTAAGTGTCCGAGAGGGTAGTAAATACGTATGA